In a single window of the Elaeis guineensis isolate ETL-2024a chromosome 6, EG11, whole genome shotgun sequence genome:
- the LOC105036605 gene encoding KRR1 small subunit processome component isoform X1, whose translation MGRRKNVTIDDDEYSMPQDDLAEPPPPSPSEGPEKENRVAPKKSKKGGKAQRNADKGDDAVEPQKPAVADDALLAVEGAAEDEDAILYRFFIKPAFSCSQTMEAVPDENDGLGKTDGKGKKHKGKHDKDKPWDDPSIDHWKIEKFDSSWNDGGMLEVSSFSTLFPQYREKYLQEVWPMVKSALKEHGIACELNLVEGSMTVSTTRKTRDPYIIIKARDLIKLLSRSVPAPQAIKILNDDMNCDIIKIGSLVRNKERFVKRRERLLGPNLSTLKAIEILTGCYVLVQGNTVAAMGSFKGLKQVRRIMEDCIQNVQHPVYHIKTLLMKRELAKNPALTNENWDRFLPKFKKKNVKQRKVKAKEKKPYTPFPPPQQPSKIDLQLESGEYFMSSKKKSAKKWQEKQEKQAEKTAENKRKREAAFIPPKEPSSHVADSTKSDNDNDEVAAMAMSLKVSRLIEMQTPLYIDGIHAFHPFFQRHSQQLSICSTSSGLQPSY comes from the exons ATGGGTCGGAGGAAAAACGTGACGATCGACGACGACGAGTACTCGATGCCGCAGGACGATCTGGCGGAGCCGCCGCCGCCGTCGCCGTCGGAGGGCCCGGAGAAGGAGAACCGCGTCGCGCCcaagaagagcaagaagggtgGCAAGGCCCAGCGCAACGCCGACAAGGGCGATGATGCCGTAGAGCCGCAGAAGCCCGCCGTCGCCGACGACGCCCTGTTGGCGGTGGAGGGGGCGGCGGAGGACGAGGACGCCATTTTGTATCGTTTTTTCATCAAACCG GCGTTTTCCTGTTCTCAGACCATGGAAGCAGTTCCGGACGAGAACGACGGCCTGGGGAAAACggatgggaaggggaagaagcacAAGGGCAAGCATGACAAGGACAAGCCGTGGGACGACCCCAGCATCGACCACTGGAAGATCGAGAAGTTTGATTCATCTTGGAACGATGGCGGCATGCTTGAAGTCAGCTCCTTCTCCACTCTCTTCCCCCAGTACAgag AAAAGTACTTACAAGAAGTATGGCCTATGGTGAAAAGTGCATTAAAAGAGCATGGCATTGCATGCGAGCTCAATCTG GTTGAGGGGTCCATGACTGTGTCAACCACTCGGAAGACTAGGGATCCGTATATCATTATCAAAGCTAGGGATCTCATAAAACTTCTGTCACGGAGTGTTCCTGCACCTCAG GCAATCAAGATCCTAAATGATGATATGAATTGTGACATTATCAAGATTGGTAGCCTTGTACGCAACAAG GAACGATTCGTGAAAAGAAGAGAACGCCTTTTAGGCCCTAATTTATCAACTCTTAAG GCCATTGAAATTTTGACTGGATGCTATGTATTGGTTCAG GGAAACACTGTTGCAGCCATGGGGTCATTTAAGGGTCTAAAACAAGTTCGCAGGATCATGGAAGATTGCATCCAAAACGTGCAGCATCCTGTGTACCACATCAAG ACCCTCCTGATGAAACGAGAGCTTGCCAAGAATCCAGCACTAACCAATGAGAACTGGGATAGATTTCTCCCAAAGTTTAAGAA GAAGAATGTTAAGCAGAGGAAAGTGAAGGCTAAGGAGAAGAAACCTTACACGCCGTTTCCTCCTCCACAACAACCGAGCAAG ATTGACCTTCAATTAGAAAGTGGTGAGTATTTCATGAGCAGTAAAAAGAAATCAGCAAAGAAGTGGCAAGAGAAGCAGGAGAAGCAGGCGGAGAAGACAGCTGAaaacaagagaaagagggaggctgCATTCATTCCACCGAAG GAACCTTCTAGTCATGTTGCTGATTCTACTAAATCTGACAATGACAATGATGAAGTTGCAGCCATGGCAATGTCCTTAAAG GTCTCGCGATTGATTGAGATGCAGACACCCTTGTATATTGATGGGATTCATGCATTTCACCCCTTCTTTCAACGGCACAGCCAGCAGCTGTCAATTTGTTCAACTTCCTCCGGCCTTCAACCATCCTACTGA
- the LOC105036605 gene encoding KRR1 small subunit processome component isoform X3, producing the protein MGRRKNVTIDDDEYSMPQDDLAEPPPPSPSEGPEKENRVAPKKSKKGGKAQRNADKGDDAVEPQKPAVADDALLAVEGAAEDEDAILYRFFIKPTMEAVPDENDGLGKTDGKGKKHKGKHDKDKPWDDPSIDHWKIEKFDSSWNDGGMLEVSSFSTLFPQYREKYLQEVWPMVKSALKEHGIACELNLVEGSMTVSTTRKTRDPYIIIKARDLIKLLSRSVPAPQAIKILNDDMNCDIIKIGSLVRNKERFVKRRERLLGPNLSTLKAIEILTGCYVLVQGNTVAAMGSFKGLKQVRRIMEDCIQNVQHPVYHIKTLLMKRELAKNPALTNENWDRFLPKFKKKNVKQRKVKAKEKKPYTPFPPPQQPSKIDLQLESGEYFMSSKKKSAKKWQEKQEKQAEKTAENKRKREAAFIPPKEPSSHVADSTKSDNDNDEVAAMAMSLKVSRLIEMQTPLYIDGIHAFHPFFQRHSQQLSICSTSSGLQPSY; encoded by the exons ATGGGTCGGAGGAAAAACGTGACGATCGACGACGACGAGTACTCGATGCCGCAGGACGATCTGGCGGAGCCGCCGCCGCCGTCGCCGTCGGAGGGCCCGGAGAAGGAGAACCGCGTCGCGCCcaagaagagcaagaagggtgGCAAGGCCCAGCGCAACGCCGACAAGGGCGATGATGCCGTAGAGCCGCAGAAGCCCGCCGTCGCCGACGACGCCCTGTTGGCGGTGGAGGGGGCGGCGGAGGACGAGGACGCCATTTTGTATCGTTTTTTCATCAAACCG ACCATGGAAGCAGTTCCGGACGAGAACGACGGCCTGGGGAAAACggatgggaaggggaagaagcacAAGGGCAAGCATGACAAGGACAAGCCGTGGGACGACCCCAGCATCGACCACTGGAAGATCGAGAAGTTTGATTCATCTTGGAACGATGGCGGCATGCTTGAAGTCAGCTCCTTCTCCACTCTCTTCCCCCAGTACAgag AAAAGTACTTACAAGAAGTATGGCCTATGGTGAAAAGTGCATTAAAAGAGCATGGCATTGCATGCGAGCTCAATCTG GTTGAGGGGTCCATGACTGTGTCAACCACTCGGAAGACTAGGGATCCGTATATCATTATCAAAGCTAGGGATCTCATAAAACTTCTGTCACGGAGTGTTCCTGCACCTCAG GCAATCAAGATCCTAAATGATGATATGAATTGTGACATTATCAAGATTGGTAGCCTTGTACGCAACAAG GAACGATTCGTGAAAAGAAGAGAACGCCTTTTAGGCCCTAATTTATCAACTCTTAAG GCCATTGAAATTTTGACTGGATGCTATGTATTGGTTCAG GGAAACACTGTTGCAGCCATGGGGTCATTTAAGGGTCTAAAACAAGTTCGCAGGATCATGGAAGATTGCATCCAAAACGTGCAGCATCCTGTGTACCACATCAAG ACCCTCCTGATGAAACGAGAGCTTGCCAAGAATCCAGCACTAACCAATGAGAACTGGGATAGATTTCTCCCAAAGTTTAAGAA GAAGAATGTTAAGCAGAGGAAAGTGAAGGCTAAGGAGAAGAAACCTTACACGCCGTTTCCTCCTCCACAACAACCGAGCAAG ATTGACCTTCAATTAGAAAGTGGTGAGTATTTCATGAGCAGTAAAAAGAAATCAGCAAAGAAGTGGCAAGAGAAGCAGGAGAAGCAGGCGGAGAAGACAGCTGAaaacaagagaaagagggaggctgCATTCATTCCACCGAAG GAACCTTCTAGTCATGTTGCTGATTCTACTAAATCTGACAATGACAATGATGAAGTTGCAGCCATGGCAATGTCCTTAAAG GTCTCGCGATTGATTGAGATGCAGACACCCTTGTATATTGATGGGATTCATGCATTTCACCCCTTCTTTCAACGGCACAGCCAGCAGCTGTCAATTTGTTCAACTTCCTCCGGCCTTCAACCATCCTACTGA
- the LOC105036605 gene encoding KRR1 small subunit processome component isoform X2, which produces MGRRKNVTIDDDEYSMPQDDLAEPPPPSPSEGPEKENRVAPKKSKKGGKAQRNADKGDDAVEPQKPAVADDALLAVEGAAEDEDAILYRFFIKPAFSCSQTMEAVPDENDGLGKTDGKGKKHKGKHDKDKPWDDPSIDHWKIEKFDSSWNDGGMLEVSSFSTLFPQYREKYLQEVWPMVKSALKEHGIACELNLVEGSMTVSTTRKTRDPYIIIKARDLIKLLSRSVPAPQAIKILNDDMNCDIIKIGSLVRNKERFVKRRERLLGPNLSTLKAIEILTGCYVLVQGNTVAAMGSFKGLKQVRRIMEDCIQNVQHPVYHIKTLLMKRELAKNPALTNENWDRFLPKFKKKNVKQRKVKAKEKKPYTPFPPPQQPSKIDLQLESGEYFMSSKKKSAKKWQEKQEKQAEKTAENKRKREAAFIPPKEPSSHVADSTKSDNDNDEVAAMAMSLKKKAKEFKKQEARENVNAESYIANAENPRSKKKLKSSKSN; this is translated from the exons ATGGGTCGGAGGAAAAACGTGACGATCGACGACGACGAGTACTCGATGCCGCAGGACGATCTGGCGGAGCCGCCGCCGCCGTCGCCGTCGGAGGGCCCGGAGAAGGAGAACCGCGTCGCGCCcaagaagagcaagaagggtgGCAAGGCCCAGCGCAACGCCGACAAGGGCGATGATGCCGTAGAGCCGCAGAAGCCCGCCGTCGCCGACGACGCCCTGTTGGCGGTGGAGGGGGCGGCGGAGGACGAGGACGCCATTTTGTATCGTTTTTTCATCAAACCG GCGTTTTCCTGTTCTCAGACCATGGAAGCAGTTCCGGACGAGAACGACGGCCTGGGGAAAACggatgggaaggggaagaagcacAAGGGCAAGCATGACAAGGACAAGCCGTGGGACGACCCCAGCATCGACCACTGGAAGATCGAGAAGTTTGATTCATCTTGGAACGATGGCGGCATGCTTGAAGTCAGCTCCTTCTCCACTCTCTTCCCCCAGTACAgag AAAAGTACTTACAAGAAGTATGGCCTATGGTGAAAAGTGCATTAAAAGAGCATGGCATTGCATGCGAGCTCAATCTG GTTGAGGGGTCCATGACTGTGTCAACCACTCGGAAGACTAGGGATCCGTATATCATTATCAAAGCTAGGGATCTCATAAAACTTCTGTCACGGAGTGTTCCTGCACCTCAG GCAATCAAGATCCTAAATGATGATATGAATTGTGACATTATCAAGATTGGTAGCCTTGTACGCAACAAG GAACGATTCGTGAAAAGAAGAGAACGCCTTTTAGGCCCTAATTTATCAACTCTTAAG GCCATTGAAATTTTGACTGGATGCTATGTATTGGTTCAG GGAAACACTGTTGCAGCCATGGGGTCATTTAAGGGTCTAAAACAAGTTCGCAGGATCATGGAAGATTGCATCCAAAACGTGCAGCATCCTGTGTACCACATCAAG ACCCTCCTGATGAAACGAGAGCTTGCCAAGAATCCAGCACTAACCAATGAGAACTGGGATAGATTTCTCCCAAAGTTTAAGAA GAAGAATGTTAAGCAGAGGAAAGTGAAGGCTAAGGAGAAGAAACCTTACACGCCGTTTCCTCCTCCACAACAACCGAGCAAG ATTGACCTTCAATTAGAAAGTGGTGAGTATTTCATGAGCAGTAAAAAGAAATCAGCAAAGAAGTGGCAAGAGAAGCAGGAGAAGCAGGCGGAGAAGACAGCTGAaaacaagagaaagagggaggctgCATTCATTCCACCGAAG GAACCTTCTAGTCATGTTGCTGATTCTACTAAATCTGACAATGACAATGATGAAGTTGCAGCCATGGCAATGTCCTTAAAG AAGAAGGCAAAGGAGTTTAAGAAGCAGGAAGCCCGTGAAAATGTCAATGCTGAGTCATATATTGCCAATGCTGAAAATCCACGTTCTAAAAAGAAGCTGAAATCTTCCAAGTCTAATTAA
- the LOC140858532 gene encoding KRR1 small subunit processome component-like, with product MVKSALKEHGIACELNLAIKILNDDMNCDIIRFGNLVRYKERFVKRRERLLGPNLSTLKAIEILTGCYVLVQGNTVAAMGSFKGLKQVRRIVEDCIQNVQHPVYHIKRPS from the exons ATGGTGAAAAGTGCATTAAAAGAGCATGGCATTGCATGCGAGCTCAATCTG GCAATCAAGATCCTAAATGATGATATGAATTGTGACATTATCAGGTTTGGTAACCTTGTACGCTACAAG GAACGATTCGTGAAAAGAAGAGAACGCCTTTTAGGCCCTAATTTATCAACTCTTAAG GCCATTGAAATTTTGACTGGATGCTATGTATTGGTTCAG GGAAACACTGTTGCAGCCATGGGTTCATTTAAGGGTCTAAAACAAGTTCGCAGGATCGTGGAAGATTGCATCCAAAACGTGCAGCATCCTGTGTACCACATCAAG AGACCCTCCTGA